The nucleotide sequence GCCGCGGAGGCGGGCATCGGTGATCGGCTCACCACGCCGTGCCGGGGAGGCGAGCACTCGCCCGACCGGGTCGGCCACCGTGCCCGTGGGCACCCGGTCGCTCGGCCAGCGGACCAGGATGACGTCGCTCTGGGTGACGGTGAGACCCGCTGCCAGGTCGTGCCGCGCGGTCATCACGGCGGCGGTCGGGGCCGGTGAGGGGGCCAGCGACTGCAGCCCGAAGGCCACCGACGCGGCCACCGAGGCGGCGGCGATCAGTCGGTGATGTCGGGCCAGCCGCAACCGCCACTGCCGCAACCGCCGCGACAGCCGCTGCCGCTGTGGTGACCATGAGTTGCGCTCGGCCCCCTGGGTGATCCGCCCGGACCGCATGATCAGTCGACCGTGAAGGGGACGGGCAAGCCGTCCAGGGCACGTCGGCAGGGGCAGGTGCGGTCGTCGTCCAGGGCGGCGACGGCGTGGGACAGCACCGCCTGCAGTCGGGTCACCGAGCGCGCGAAGGTCGCCATCACCTCGGCGTGCGTGACGCCGTCGCCGTGCTCGACGCCGGCGTCCAGGTCGGTGACCACCGCCATGGAGGTGTAGCACAGCGCCAGTTCGCGGGCGATCGATGCCTCGGGCATCCCGGTCATGCCGACCAGGTCCCCGCCGGCCGCCGCGTGCCAGCGCGACTCGGCCCGGCTGGAGAACCGGGGTCCGTTGACCACGACCAGGGTGCCGCCGTCCACGGGTGCCCAGTCCGTCTCGGCCGCGGCCGACAGGATGACCCGCCGTCCCCGGGCGCAGTAGGGATCGGCGAAGGCGACATGGGCCAGCGATGAACCCCAGCCCCGCGAGCCGTCGGGCTCGAGGGTGCCGTCGGCGTCGTAGATGGTGTGGGCTCGCCCCCAGGTGCGGTCGATGACCTGGTCGGGCACCACCAGGGTGCCCGGCCCAAGGTCGGCGCGCAGCGAGCCGACCGCGCACGGGCCGATCACC is from Kineosporiaceae bacterium and encodes:
- a CDS encoding S-methyl-5'-thioadenosine phosphorylase, translated to MTDASTDSSITPAPRAEIGVIGGSGFYSWLDDATPVAVDTPFGEPSETPVVGQVGGRTVAFIPRHGRDHRFAPHRVNYRANLWALRHLGVRQVIGPCAVGSLRADLGPGTLVVPDQVIDRTWGRAHTIYDADGTLEPDGSRGWGSSLAHVAFADPYCARGRRVILSAAAETDWAPVDGGTLVVVNGPRFSSRAESRWHAAAGGDLVGMTGMPEASIARELALCYTSMAVVTDLDAGVEHGDGVTHAEVMATFARSVTRLQAVLSHAVAALDDDRTCPCRRALDGLPVPFTVD